A section of the Sedimentisphaera cyanobacteriorum genome encodes:
- a CDS encoding ParA family protein — translation MRYINATGKTKKARQLMRTISILNQKGGVGKTTTSANVAACLAEIGKKTLVVDMDPQAHLTLHFGIDPNDIEFSLYELLTGSCTLEDAAEEIRDNLSILPANIDLVGAENEIWQAEDREQILRHGLGSSELEFDYVIIDCPPSLGLLSLNALAASDEVIIPLQPHFLALQGLSKLLETVEIVSSRINPELKVLGVLLCMFDTRTSLSKEVKNDIAEFLEASRNSGHPWQNAKVIPTAVRNNIKLAEAPGYGKTIYEYEPNCNGAIDYRMVTGFITGEYIDFETDMI, via the coding sequence ATGCGGTATATAAACGCTACGGGCAAGACGAAAAAAGCGAGGCAGCTTATGAGAACAATATCCATACTTAACCAGAAAGGCGGCGTTGGCAAAACCACAACATCCGCAAATGTTGCCGCCTGCCTGGCAGAGATCGGGAAGAAAACTTTGGTTGTTGATATGGACCCGCAGGCGCATCTGACGCTTCATTTCGGTATAGACCCTAATGATATTGAGTTCAGCTTGTATGAACTGCTTACAGGCAGCTGCACACTGGAAGATGCCGCAGAAGAGATTCGGGATAATCTCAGCATACTGCCTGCAAATATTGATCTTGTGGGGGCGGAGAATGAGATATGGCAGGCCGAAGACAGGGAGCAGATTCTAAGACACGGGCTCGGCAGCTCAGAGCTTGAATTTGATTACGTTATCATAGACTGCCCGCCCTCGCTCGGGCTCCTGTCGCTAAATGCGCTTGCAGCATCGGATGAGGTGATAATACCGCTTCAGCCCCATTTCCTTGCCCTTCAGGGGCTGAGCAAACTGCTGGAAACCGTGGAAATTGTAAGCAGCAGGATTAACCCTGAGCTCAAGGTGCTGGGGGTTCTTCTTTGTATGTTTGATACAAGAACGAGCCTTTCTAAAGAGGTGAAAAACGATATTGCCGAATTCCTCGAGGCCAGCAGAAACAGCGGCCACCCATGGCAAAATGCGAAAGTAATACCGACAGCCGTTCGAAATAATATAAAACTCGCTGAAGCCCCGGGATACGGAAAAACTATTTACGAGTATGAGCCAAACTGCAACGGAGCCATAGACTACCGAATGGTAACAGGCTTTATCACAGGGGAATATATCGATTTTGAAACGGATATGATATAA
- the nusB gene encoding transcription antitermination factor NusB codes for MQLLFQLEQQNLFNQGRKSEKTEPKPAWSRDELIKDFALQNARDNFTAETAKKWVYAVIENLQTCDEMVGTVLERWSVERVMPLERAVIRLCVYQIIFCDDIPPKVAINEGVEMAKKFGTAHSSKFVNGVLDAVYKRYGQDEKSEAAYENNIHT; via the coding sequence ATGCAGCTTCTGTTTCAGCTCGAACAGCAGAACTTGTTTAATCAAGGCAGAAAATCCGAAAAAACTGAGCCGAAGCCGGCATGGAGCAGGGACGAGCTGATTAAGGATTTTGCATTGCAAAATGCCAGAGACAATTTCACAGCCGAGACAGCAAAGAAATGGGTTTACGCAGTGATTGAGAATCTGCAAACCTGCGATGAAATGGTGGGAACGGTTTTGGAGAGATGGTCTGTTGAGAGGGTTATGCCGCTGGAGAGGGCTGTAATCAGGCTCTGCGTTTATCAGATAATCTTCTGCGATGATATACCGCCGAAGGTTGCGATAAATGAAGGCGTGGAGATGGCAAAAAAATTCGGCACCGCGCACTCATCCAAATTCGTAAACGGGGTTCTCGATGCGGTATATAAACGCTACGGGCAAGACGAAAAAAGCGAGGCAGCTTATGAGAACAATATCCATACTTAA
- the ribH gene encoding 6,7-dimethyl-8-ribityllumazine synthase — translation MINTIQGDLKADGCKFAIVVSRFNEFITGKLLDGAIDSLKRHGADESDCTVVWVPGSIEITPAAKKLAKSGKYDAVICIGAVIRGQTPHFDYVCQQISRGVGQIYYDSEIPVMFGVVTVDSIEQAIERAGTKAGNSGAKAAEGAIEMVNVLRQI, via the coding sequence ATGATAAATACAATTCAAGGCGACTTAAAGGCAGACGGCTGCAAATTTGCAATCGTGGTAAGCCGCTTTAATGAATTCATTACCGGCAAACTGCTCGATGGAGCTATAGACTCTCTCAAGCGGCACGGAGCAGACGAGTCAGACTGCACTGTGGTCTGGGTTCCCGGGTCTATCGAAATCACCCCTGCCGCGAAGAAGCTCGCCAAGAGCGGGAAGTACGATGCTGTAATATGTATCGGTGCTGTAATCCGCGGTCAAACACCCCACTTTGATTACGTATGCCAGCAGATATCCCGCGGCGTCGGGCAGATATACTACGATTCTGAAATCCCCGTAATGTTCGGCGTAGTTACAGTTGACAGCATCGAGCAGGCAATCGAGCGTGCAGGCACAAAAGCAGGCAACAGCGGAGCAAAGGCCGCTGAGGGCGCTATTGAGATGGTCAACGTGCTCAGGCAAATATAA
- the hisI gene encoding phosphoribosyl-AMP cyclohydrolase — protein sequence MELDKKMLEEGEVFSPRFNKDGLILAISQEEKTGEVLMAAYMNQEALQETVKTGRAVFYSRSRGKLWRKGEQSGHFQKVRKIFTDCDQDCLLLKVEIDQGQCHVGYKSCFYREVLDDKSLKISDEKVYDPKEAYSKTNGESGKQS from the coding sequence ATGGAGCTCGATAAGAAAATGCTGGAAGAGGGCGAGGTTTTCTCGCCAAGATTCAACAAAGACGGCCTAATCCTCGCAATAAGCCAAGAAGAAAAGACTGGCGAGGTGCTGATGGCTGCATATATGAATCAAGAGGCTCTTCAAGAAACAGTCAAAACAGGCAGAGCCGTTTTCTACAGCAGATCGCGCGGGAAGCTATGGCGCAAGGGCGAACAGAGCGGGCATTTTCAGAAGGTGAGAAAGATATTTACCGACTGCGACCAGGACTGCCTTCTTTTGAAGGTTGAAATAGATCAGGGGCAGTGTCATGTGGGCTATAAAAGCTGCTTCTACAGAGAAGTTCTGGATGATAAGAGCCTGAAGATTTCAGATGAGAAGGTTTACGACCCCAAAGAGGCATACAGCAAGACAAACGGTGAATCGGGAAAGCAAAGCTGA
- a CDS encoding aconitate hydratase yields the protein MGDTLTYKILKSHLMEGSLEKGSPAGIRIDQTLTQDATGTTAYLLFESMGAGRVKTEKSVSYIDHNMSQFGPENHNDHLYLQTVAAKSGAYHSRAGNGICHQVHLERFGRPGATLLGSDSHTPTCGGIGMIAVGAGGLDVAVAMGGGAFFLTAPKVIGVKLTGRLQPWTASKDIILKLLSILTTKGNVGCVVEYFGEGVKNLSVPQRATVTNMGAELGVTTSVFPSDEVTKRFLKAQKRADDYQPLEPDSDAEYERVIEIDLSSLEPMAACPSSPDNIKTVKEIQGTEVQQVIIGSCTNSSYADLMMAAKVMKGKTIAPFVELGVAPGSRQVLNMLASNGALSDIIAAGARILECGCGPCIGQGFSPANDTATVRTFNRNFAGRTGTKGDNAYLVSPETAVAAALTGKLTDPRELGADYPEVDMPDAFTIDDSLIQEPLDKEEAKRCQVQRGPTIVVPEAPKYLPEKLDGNVLLKCGDKITTDHIMPAGAYLKFRSNVPEYAKVVFNCFNEEGKPTFADRALKLKNQGKAGIIIAGESYGQGSSREHAALCPMYLGVRAVIAKSIERIHKANLINFAIVPIEFENPSDYEGISQEDEIAIPNLLEAVKSEDSLRIENKTKGKTLTGKLTLSPRDRDILLSAGLLNYTKNLNKES from the coding sequence ATGGGTGATACGCTAACATACAAAATACTGAAATCGCATTTAATGGAAGGCAGCCTCGAGAAAGGCAGCCCTGCCGGGATAAGAATAGACCAGACGCTCACTCAGGACGCAACGGGAACAACAGCCTACCTGCTGTTCGAATCGATGGGTGCCGGTAGAGTGAAAACAGAGAAAAGCGTGAGCTATATAGACCACAATATGAGCCAGTTCGGGCCGGAAAATCACAACGACCATCTCTACCTTCAGACAGTGGCAGCTAAGAGCGGAGCGTACCACAGCAGAGCGGGCAACGGAATATGCCATCAGGTTCATCTGGAGCGTTTCGGCAGGCCTGGGGCAACCCTTCTCGGCAGTGATTCGCACACCCCAACCTGCGGCGGAATCGGTATGATTGCAGTCGGCGCAGGCGGGCTTGACGTGGCAGTGGCTATGGGAGGCGGAGCATTCTTCCTCACTGCACCTAAGGTGATCGGCGTTAAGCTTACAGGCAGGCTCCAGCCTTGGACAGCGAGCAAGGACATTATCCTCAAGCTTCTTAGCATTCTAACGACAAAAGGCAATGTTGGCTGCGTAGTAGAATACTTCGGCGAAGGCGTGAAGAATCTCAGCGTCCCTCAGAGGGCTACTGTTACGAATATGGGGGCTGAGCTGGGCGTAACAACGAGCGTATTCCCAAGCGATGAGGTAACAAAGAGATTTCTGAAGGCGCAGAAAAGAGCTGATGATTATCAGCCTCTTGAGCCGGACAGCGATGCAGAGTACGAAAGAGTTATAGAAATCGACCTGTCTTCGCTTGAACCGATGGCGGCATGCCCTTCCTCGCCGGACAATATCAAAACAGTTAAAGAAATTCAGGGCACCGAAGTGCAGCAGGTGATTATCGGAAGCTGCACAAACTCAAGCTATGCAGACCTTATGATGGCAGCGAAAGTGATGAAGGGCAAAACAATTGCCCCGTTCGTTGAGCTGGGGGTGGCTCCCGGGAGCAGGCAGGTGCTGAATATGCTCGCAAGCAACGGCGCCCTCTCGGATATAATAGCAGCTGGAGCAAGAATACTCGAATGCGGCTGCGGGCCTTGCATCGGCCAGGGCTTCTCCCCTGCCAACGATACGGCAACAGTACGGACATTCAACCGCAATTTCGCAGGCAGAACCGGCACCAAGGGCGACAACGCTTATCTCGTGAGCCCCGAGACAGCTGTTGCAGCTGCGCTTACTGGCAAACTCACAGACCCAAGAGAGCTGGGGGCGGATTATCCTGAGGTAGATATGCCCGATGCCTTTACTATAGACGACAGCCTCATACAGGAGCCGCTGGATAAAGAAGAGGCAAAGAGATGCCAGGTGCAGAGAGGGCCTACGATTGTAGTTCCAGAGGCGCCGAAATATTTGCCTGAGAAGCTTGATGGCAATGTACTGCTCAAGTGCGGCGACAAGATTACAACAGACCACATTATGCCGGCAGGGGCTTATCTGAAGTTCCGCTCGAATGTTCCTGAATATGCAAAGGTAGTGTTCAACTGCTTCAATGAAGAAGGCAAACCTACATTCGCAGACAGAGCCCTGAAGCTGAAAAATCAGGGCAAGGCGGGCATAATCATTGCAGGCGAGAGCTACGGGCAAGGGTCTTCAAGAGAACATGCAGCGCTTTGCCCGATGTATCTGGGCGTGAGGGCTGTGATTGCCAAATCAATCGAGAGGATACACAAGGCAAACCTGATAAACTTTGCAATTGTGCCGATAGAGTTCGAAAATCCTTCTGATTATGAAGGCATCTCTCAGGAAGATGAGATCGCTATCCCGAATCTTCTGGAGGCAGTCAAATCAGAAGACAGCTTGAGGATTGAAAACAAAACCAAAGGCAAAACTCTAACCGGCAAACTCACTCTCTCGCCCAGAGACAGGGATATCCTTCTCAGCGCAGGGCTTCTCAATTACACGAAAAATCTCAATAAAGAAAGCTGA
- the carA gene encoding glutamine-hydrolyzing carbamoyl-phosphate synthase small subunit, translating into MKAVLLLEDGTVFHGRGFGAESYRCGEVVFNTSMTGYQEILTDPSYNEQIITMTYPLIGNYGTNSEDFESIRSYASGFIVKEACDYPSSWRNEASLDEWLKSQGIVGLEGIDTRKLVRHIRDSGAMRGIISHGETDAGSLKEKLSEYPGLVGRNIVNSISAKEPYHWNEGTHDIYKTGRKLPEIEYKVAAYDFGIKRNILRLLRSHGFSVTVVPADMPAEEVMKMNPDGVFLSNGPGDPAAVNCGIENVRKMLGRVPMFGICLGQQILALALGAKSFKLKFGHRGANHPVKNLETGKIEITTQNHGFCIDLDSIGDKVEATHINLNDNTLAGIKCREYPAFTVQYHPEASPGPHDSRYLFEDFKKMIRQFKQ; encoded by the coding sequence TTGAAGGCAGTTCTTTTATTAGAAGACGGAACGGTTTTTCACGGCCGGGGCTTCGGAGCGGAATCTTACCGCTGCGGCGAGGTTGTGTTTAATACGAGTATGACAGGTTATCAGGAAATCCTGACAGACCCCTCATACAACGAACAGATAATCACAATGACCTACCCGCTTATCGGCAACTACGGGACAAACAGCGAAGACTTTGAGAGCATAAGAAGCTATGCAAGCGGATTTATTGTGAAGGAGGCCTGCGACTACCCGAGCAGCTGGAGAAACGAGGCAAGCCTTGATGAATGGCTAAAATCTCAGGGCATAGTGGGGCTGGAAGGCATAGACACAAGGAAGCTCGTTCGCCATATAAGAGACAGCGGGGCAATGCGAGGGATTATCTCTCACGGAGAAACTGATGCCGGCAGCCTGAAAGAAAAACTCAGCGAATACCCGGGACTTGTTGGGAGGAATATTGTAAACAGCATAAGCGCAAAAGAGCCTTACCACTGGAACGAAGGTACGCACGACATTTACAAGACAGGCCGCAAACTGCCCGAGATTGAGTATAAAGTGGCAGCGTACGATTTTGGAATAAAGAGAAATATTCTCAGACTGCTCAGGTCTCACGGGTTCAGCGTTACCGTTGTTCCAGCTGATATGCCGGCTGAAGAGGTTATGAAGATGAATCCGGACGGGGTGTTCCTCAGCAACGGCCCTGGCGATCCGGCTGCGGTAAACTGCGGGATAGAAAACGTTAGAAAAATGCTGGGAAGGGTGCCTATGTTTGGAATATGTCTCGGACAGCAGATACTTGCTTTGGCGCTGGGGGCAAAGAGCTTCAAGCTCAAATTCGGCCACAGAGGCGCAAATCATCCGGTGAAGAATCTGGAAACAGGGAAGATTGAGATAACCACCCAAAACCACGGCTTCTGCATAGACCTTGACTCTATAGGAGATAAGGTTGAGGCTACGCATATAAATCTCAACGACAATACACTTGCCGGGATAAAATGCAGAGAGTATCCGGCGTTTACTGTGCAGTATCATCCTGAGGCCTCGCCCGGCCCGCACGACTCGAGGTATCTCTTTGAAGACTTCAAAAAGATGATAAGGCAGTTTAAGCAGTGA
- the carB gene encoding carbamoyl-phosphate synthase large subunit, whose protein sequence is MPKREDIKKILIIGSGPIVIGQGCEFDYSGAQACKVLKQEGFEVVLVNSNPATIMTDPEMADKTYIEPITADIVEKIIEAERPDSILPTLGGQTGLNTAVEVAERGVLEKYGVKMIGANLETIQKAEERDLFKKTIEQIGLEVPQSGYAHNWKEAHEIVERIKFPAIIRASFTLGGMGGNIAYNMEEYEKYCKWGFDLSPISEVLVEESVIGWKEYELEVMRDNKDNVVIVCPIENLDPMGVHTGDSITVAPSQTLSDKEYQAMRNAAIDIIRAIGVETGGCNIQFSVNPDNGKIYVIEMNPRVSRSSALASKATGFPIAKMAALLAVGYTLDEISNDITKETPACFEPTIDYCVVKYPRFTFEKFPKTAPELTVQMKSIGEAMAIGRTFKEAFHKSIRSLEIERYSLDSKYINAEVSDEELRSILSGMRWDKVWYIAEAMRRGFSIEEIFSLCKIDRWYLNNFREIVEMEKRLKSSKLKDLSIETLKRCKEMGFSDKYLSEIYGISQPEFRARRKDAGIQNVYKMVDTCGAEFEAHTPYLYSTYEDECEADPTERKKVVILGGGPNRIGQGIEFDYCCVHAAFALKEIGIEAIMVNCNPETVSTDYDTSDKLFFEPLTFEDVMNIIDREKPYGVIVQFGGQTPLKLADALEEAGVNIIGTSPEAISRAEDRKLFNAVVEKLQLQQPFSGTARTYEETLEIANKLGYPLLIRPSFVLGGRAMEIVYDQNALENCVKNAVEAAGKHPILVDKFLDDATELDVDAVSDGKDVVIGGIMEHIEEAGIHSGDSACVLPPISLDEDVRQRVIQQTKSLAVELGVCGLMNIQFAVKGKEIYILEVNPRASRTVPFVSKSIGRPLAKIAAKVMAGEKLKDLSVFEQIVPEHHSVKEAVFPFLKFPGADTILGPEMLSTGEVMGICSEYGMAYAKAQLACKNKLPVKGTICFSVKDWDKPKAVELAKQLEECGFKITATKGTCEAMKKAGINAELAMKVNEVRPNIVDAIINMDIDLVINTTVGEKSIADSFAIRRTALDKGIPYVTTMRGAAAATKGIKTLCSREMMVKSIQEYYTGS, encoded by the coding sequence GTGCCTAAAAGAGAAGACATTAAGAAGATTCTGATAATCGGTTCCGGCCCGATTGTAATCGGCCAGGGATGTGAGTTTGACTATTCCGGCGCGCAGGCCTGCAAGGTTCTCAAACAAGAGGGCTTTGAGGTTGTGCTGGTTAACAGCAACCCTGCCACGATTATGACCGACCCGGAGATGGCAGACAAAACCTATATCGAGCCTATTACCGCGGATATAGTGGAGAAGATTATTGAGGCTGAAAGGCCGGACAGCATCCTGCCTACACTCGGCGGCCAGACAGGGCTGAATACCGCTGTTGAAGTGGCCGAGAGAGGCGTTTTGGAAAAGTACGGCGTTAAGATGATCGGTGCGAACCTCGAGACAATCCAGAAGGCCGAGGAGAGGGATCTTTTCAAGAAAACCATCGAGCAGATTGGTCTTGAAGTTCCTCAGAGCGGCTACGCCCACAACTGGAAAGAGGCTCATGAGATCGTAGAGCGGATTAAATTCCCTGCAATCATCAGGGCTTCATTCACGCTGGGCGGAATGGGCGGAAATATCGCCTACAACATGGAAGAATACGAGAAGTACTGCAAATGGGGCTTCGACCTGAGCCCGATAAGCGAGGTTCTCGTGGAGGAATCGGTAATAGGATGGAAGGAGTATGAACTTGAGGTAATGCGGGACAACAAAGACAACGTTGTGATTGTCTGCCCGATAGAAAACCTCGACCCGATGGGCGTTCATACAGGCGACAGCATCACAGTAGCACCATCTCAAACGCTCTCGGACAAGGAGTATCAGGCGATGCGTAATGCGGCGATTGATATTATCCGTGCGATAGGCGTTGAGACAGGCGGATGCAATATACAGTTTTCGGTTAATCCGGATAACGGGAAGATATACGTAATTGAGATGAACCCGCGTGTTTCGAGAAGCTCGGCTCTTGCATCCAAGGCAACGGGCTTTCCAATTGCGAAGATGGCCGCCCTGCTGGCAGTTGGATACACGCTCGATGAGATCAGCAACGATATTACAAAAGAAACGCCGGCCTGCTTTGAGCCAACGATTGACTACTGCGTTGTGAAATACCCGCGCTTTACATTCGAGAAATTCCCGAAAACAGCTCCTGAGCTTACCGTACAGATGAAATCGATAGGCGAGGCTATGGCAATCGGGCGAACCTTCAAAGAGGCCTTCCATAAATCAATACGCTCGCTTGAGATTGAAAGATACAGTTTAGATTCAAAATATATCAATGCTGAAGTTTCCGACGAGGAGCTGCGTTCAATCCTCAGCGGAATGCGATGGGATAAGGTATGGTATATCGCTGAGGCAATGCGCAGAGGATTCAGCATAGAAGAAATCTTCTCGCTCTGCAAAATCGACCGCTGGTATTTGAATAATTTCCGCGAGATTGTGGAAATGGAAAAAAGACTCAAATCATCAAAGCTAAAAGACCTTTCCATTGAAACGCTCAAACGCTGCAAGGAAATGGGCTTCTCGGATAAATACCTCTCAGAGATTTACGGAATTTCTCAGCCGGAATTCAGAGCTCGCCGAAAAGATGCGGGAATTCAAAACGTTTACAAGATGGTTGACACCTGCGGAGCAGAATTTGAAGCACATACTCCTTACCTCTACAGCACATACGAAGACGAGTGCGAGGCAGATCCCACAGAGAGAAAGAAGGTAGTAATCCTCGGAGGCGGCCCTAACCGTATCGGACAGGGAATCGAATTCGACTACTGCTGCGTGCATGCAGCCTTCGCTCTGAAGGAAATCGGCATCGAAGCGATAATGGTAAACTGCAACCCTGAAACCGTCAGTACAGACTACGACACCTCAGACAAGCTTTTCTTCGAACCGCTTACTTTCGAAGACGTTATGAACATCATAGACAGGGAAAAACCTTACGGCGTGATAGTTCAGTTCGGCGGGCAAACACCCCTCAAGCTTGCAGACGCCCTCGAGGAAGCAGGAGTAAATATAATCGGCACTTCGCCCGAGGCGATCTCAAGGGCAGAAGACAGGAAGCTGTTTAATGCGGTAGTTGAAAAGCTCCAGCTCCAGCAGCCCTTCAGCGGAACAGCCCGCACCTACGAAGAAACGCTCGAGATTGCAAATAAGCTTGGATATCCCCTTCTGATTCGCCCTTCGTTTGTTCTCGGCGGGCGGGCGATGGAAATCGTTTACGACCAGAACGCCCTTGAGAACTGCGTTAAGAATGCAGTTGAAGCGGCGGGCAAACACCCGATACTCGTTGATAAATTCCTCGATGATGCCACAGAGCTTGATGTTGATGCGGTCAGCGACGGTAAGGATGTGGTTATAGGCGGGATTATGGAGCATATCGAAGAGGCAGGAATACATTCCGGAGACAGCGCCTGCGTTCTTCCGCCGATATCGCTTGATGAGGATGTAAGGCAGCGGGTAATACAGCAGACAAAATCGCTCGCTGTGGAGCTTGGCGTATGCGGACTTATGAATATACAGTTCGCAGTTAAAGGCAAAGAGATTTACATACTTGAGGTGAACCCAAGGGCATCAAGGACAGTTCCTTTTGTGAGCAAGAGTATCGGAAGGCCGCTTGCTAAAATTGCGGCAAAGGTGATGGCAGGCGAGAAGCTCAAAGACCTCAGCGTATTTGAGCAGATAGTCCCAGAGCACCATTCTGTAAAAGAGGCGGTGTTCCCGTTCCTCAAATTCCCGGGAGCTGATACTATTCTCGGCCCGGAAATGCTGTCAACAGGCGAGGTGATGGGAATCTGCAGCGAATACGGAATGGCCTACGCAAAGGCTCAGCTTGCCTGCAAGAACAAACTGCCAGTTAAAGGAACAATCTGCTTCAGCGTTAAAGACTGGGACAAACCAAAGGCAGTGGAGCTGGCAAAGCAGCTTGAAGAATGCGGATTCAAGATTACTGCAACCAAAGGCACTTGCGAGGCGATGAAGAAGGCGGGCATAAATGCCGAGCTTGCAATGAAGGTTAATGAAGTCCGTCCGAATATTGTTGATGCGATAATCAATATGGATATAGACCTCGTCATAAATACTACAGTAGGTGAGAAAAGCATTGCAGACTCTTTCGCTATAAGGCGAACTGCTCTGGACAAGGGGATTCCTTACGTAACGACGATGCGCGGGGCAGCAGCAGCAACAAAAGGGATAAAGACCTTGTGCAGCAGAGAAATGATGGTTAAGAGTATCCAAGAATACTACACAGGTTCATAA
- a CDS encoding glycosyltransferase family 4 protein translates to MKKIKLLMINYEYPPLGGGAGIANRNLLKAFSARDDIEADLLTSFAGSGVREEHFSENIRLVKVGIEKKELHKWRKKEVVQWLWRAGSVHKEMVQKGSYDLSHCFFAFPSGFPAWLRKNKLPYIISLRGSDVPGYNSSLGLDYILLSSLFRRIWGSADRIAANSRGLKALAEKFYSSSPIEVIPNGVDRELFPHADRAFSSSRLKLLMVARLTYRKRVDIAIEALARLVEMGVDAELNIAGTGELTTDLKRLTAERKLHNRVNFLGAIDHSRLADVYSENHIYLMCSENEGMSNSVLEAISTGMPAVSSDCQGSEELIKQNGLLVRSQNPKIYADCLNKIYSSPELYRSMSLAAENIAKHYSIHAAGEKYIRLYRQTLQQ, encoded by the coding sequence ATGAAAAAAATAAAGCTTTTAATGATAAATTATGAGTATCCGCCTCTCGGGGGCGGAGCGGGAATAGCAAACCGGAATCTGCTCAAGGCGTTTTCGGCAAGGGATGATATCGAAGCAGACCTACTAACTTCCTTCGCAGGCAGCGGGGTGCGCGAGGAACACTTCAGCGAAAATATCCGTCTGGTTAAGGTGGGCATAGAGAAAAAAGAGCTTCACAAATGGCGAAAGAAGGAGGTTGTTCAGTGGCTCTGGCGAGCGGGTTCTGTTCACAAAGAGATGGTTCAAAAAGGCAGCTACGACCTCTCACACTGTTTTTTCGCGTTCCCTTCCGGCTTTCCTGCTTGGCTTAGGAAAAATAAACTGCCTTACATAATTTCTCTGAGAGGCTCGGATGTCCCCGGATACAACAGCTCCCTTGGTCTCGACTATATCCTGCTTTCATCTTTGTTCAGGCGTATCTGGGGCTCTGCGGACAGAATAGCTGCCAACAGCAGAGGCCTGAAAGCCCTTGCTGAAAAGTTTTACAGCTCCTCGCCGATTGAAGTTATTCCAAACGGTGTTGACAGAGAGCTGTTCCCGCACGCGGATAGGGCATTCAGCTCATCAAGATTAAAGCTGCTTATGGTTGCCAGGCTTACTTACAGAAAGCGGGTGGATATAGCGATAGAAGCCCTTGCGAGGCTGGTTGAAATGGGCGTTGATGCTGAGCTGAATATTGCAGGCACAGGCGAGCTTACTACCGATCTGAAGCGGCTTACCGCTGAAAGAAAGCTCCATAACAGGGTTAATTTCCTTGGAGCGATTGACCACAGCCGGCTTGCAGATGTGTACAGCGAGAATCATATATACCTTATGTGCAGTGAGAATGAGGGGATGAGCAATTCGGTGCTTGAGGCAATATCAACAGGGATGCCCGCAGTTTCCAGCGACTGTCAGGGCAGTGAGGAGCTCATAAAGCAGAACGGCCTGCTCGTGCGTTCGCAGAATCCCAAAATCTACGCAGACTGCCTTAATAAAATTTATTCTTCTCCTGAATTGTACCGCTCTATGAGCCTTGCTGCAGAGAATATTGCAAAACATTATTCAATTCACGCTGCCGGTGAGAAGTATATCCGCCTCTACAGGCAAACCCTCCAGCAGTAG